A single Candidatus Fermentibacter sp. DNA region contains:
- a CDS encoding 4-vinyl reductase codes for MTKYVTCPPAFAPLFEAVEARAAGLLEDRTWDASIGAHLVSGERYVMYRAESIAVSIREELEKVLGSGTDAAIYRIGKAIGASDCRYYFSRFPDMPPEHRLAMGPMSFALGGFAQARVLEESNPASDDTYLLAIDHPHSYEAESFQRRGIATTKTVCWLTCGYSAGWCGEAMGIQLDTREVTCIARGDAQCRFVMCPPRKLREVSSALCTKWGLPSPW; via the coding sequence ATGACCAAGTACGTTACCTGTCCCCCGGCTTTTGCCCCGTTGTTCGAGGCAGTGGAGGCCCGTGCGGCCGGACTGCTCGAGGACAGGACCTGGGATGCCAGTATCGGAGCTCACCTCGTCTCGGGCGAGCGCTACGTCATGTACCGTGCGGAATCCATCGCCGTCAGCATCCGGGAGGAACTCGAGAAGGTCCTGGGATCGGGCACAGATGCCGCCATATACAGGATCGGCAAGGCGATCGGGGCGTCGGACTGCAGGTACTACTTCAGCCGCTTCCCGGACATGCCCCCCGAGCACAGGCTTGCGATGGGACCGATGTCCTTCGCCCTGGGCGGATTCGCCCAGGCAAGGGTGCTCGAGGAGAGCAACCCCGCCTCCGACGACACCTACCTCCTCGCCATCGACCATCCCCATTCATACGAGGCCGAATCGTTCCAGCGGAGGGGCATCGCCACCACCAAGACAGTCTGCTGGCTCACGTGCGGCTACTCTGCCGGCTGGTGCGGCGAGGCCATGGGCATCCAGCTCGATACCCGCGAGGTCACCTGCATTGCGCGCGGCGACGCCCAGTGCCGTTTCGTGATGTGCCCTCCCAGGAAGCTGCGGGAAGTCTCGTCGGCACTCTGCACCAAGTGGGGCCTGCCCAGCCCCTGGTAG
- the secG gene encoding preprotein translocase subunit SecG — protein sequence MAIVLSFVHILACILLIGVVLMQKSKGDGLSGAFGGGGALTASFGTRGAATLLSKLTTVFAVVFMLSSFFLALISR from the coding sequence ATGGCGATCGTTCTCTCATTCGTCCACATTCTCGCCTGCATCCTTCTCATCGGCGTGGTGCTGATGCAGAAGTCGAAGGGCGACGGCCTCTCCGGTGCCTTCGGCGGCGGCGGCGCGCTGACCGCTTCGTTCGGCACCCGCGGGGCGGCGACTCTGCTGTCCAAGCTCACGACGGTATTCGCCGTGGTCTTCATGCTCTCTTCGTTCTTCCTCGCTCTCATCAGCAGGTAG
- a CDS encoding TetR/AcrR family transcriptional regulator — protein MSGKERILEVAEDLFAERGFTGTSMNEIAEKAGVAKSLIYHHFESKKDLWRAMVRHYHDSSDLLERFFATLSDDDPDVMVDLVTGRDGLFEFFRKNPKLVRLFSWLNVQSEFEPEYLDEELRGRIISRLRDLQRKGCIRPDINPAVIPVVVLLLTMNWFASRWLFAGWFGNTVPGEDIDDAFIGGVMDIIVRGTTCDEKA, from the coding sequence ATGAGCGGCAAGGAAAGGATTCTGGAGGTTGCGGAGGATCTCTTCGCCGAGAGGGGATTCACCGGCACCTCGATGAACGAGATAGCGGAAAAGGCTGGCGTGGCCAAGAGCCTCATCTACCACCACTTCGAGTCGAAGAAGGACCTGTGGCGAGCCATGGTCAGGCACTACCACGACAGCTCCGATCTCCTCGAGAGGTTCTTCGCCACCCTCTCGGACGACGACCCTGATGTGATGGTCGATCTCGTGACGGGTCGCGACGGCCTCTTCGAGTTCTTCAGGAAGAACCCCAAGCTGGTCAGACTCTTCTCGTGGCTCAACGTGCAGAGCGAATTCGAGCCGGAGTACCTCGACGAGGAGCTGAGGGGAAGGATCATCAGCAGGCTCCGCGACCTGCAGAGGAAGGGTTGCATAAGACCAGACATCAACCCTGCCGTCATCCCGGTGGTAGTGCTGCTCTTGACGATGAACTGGTTCGCGTCGAGGTGGCTGTTCGCAGGCTGGTTCGGGAACACCGTGCCCGGGGAAGACATAGATGATGCATTCATTGGCGGTGTGATGGACATCATCGTGAGAGGAACCACGTGCGATGAGAAGGCCTGA
- a CDS encoding radical SAM protein → MRVLFLIHDVITIPLGITYIASILQKRGHEPGALTIRDPELDRRVKDWNPDVIAFGCTTGFHRQYFSVARRLKDQHPDIPIIAGGAHATFFPEDFDRNPFIDYMIMGEADTAVTQMVEAIEGSRPFPDVGNLIRRDSGRTVRNAMLPLVEDLDTIPFPKRDILVGYRPSTADRAAFCITGRGCPYSCTYCFNHSLKKLYSGLGTYVRRRSVDNVIGELVELRDASPALQMIVFQDDTFVLGHDWVREFCERYPSEVGLPFHCHVRANHLTPGIAKVIAKAGCLSVKMAVETTDDRARNDILGRNMDMETIRGACRSLKDAGIRFVTQNILCIPTCSFEDDVRTMSFNSEMRPDFTFATLLQPYPGTEIARFCKENGFIDSAAEAPETPDSFFHASVLDIPDRKRRERLRALFALSVEFPILMKLAGFLTRLPLGGLYSFMDKIWKGYCIKQRIFPYRLTAAEYARDVISYFRSNYY, encoded by the coding sequence ATGAGGGTTCTCTTCCTGATCCACGACGTGATCACGATCCCCCTCGGCATCACCTACATCGCCTCCATCCTCCAGAAACGGGGTCACGAACCGGGGGCCCTGACGATCCGGGATCCGGAACTCGACCGCCGTGTGAAGGACTGGAATCCCGACGTGATCGCCTTCGGCTGCACGACCGGCTTCCACAGGCAGTACTTCTCCGTGGCAAGACGCCTGAAGGACCAGCATCCCGACATCCCGATCATCGCGGGCGGGGCACACGCCACATTCTTCCCCGAGGACTTCGACCGGAATCCCTTCATCGACTACATGATCATGGGCGAGGCAGACACCGCCGTGACCCAGATGGTCGAAGCAATAGAGGGATCGAGACCGTTCCCGGACGTCGGCAACCTCATCCGGAGAGACTCCGGGCGAACCGTGAGAAATGCGATGCTCCCCCTCGTGGAGGACCTCGACACGATCCCGTTCCCGAAGAGGGACATCCTCGTCGGATACAGGCCCTCGACCGCCGACAGGGCCGCATTCTGCATCACCGGGCGCGGATGCCCCTACAGCTGCACCTACTGCTTCAACCACAGCCTGAAGAAGCTCTACAGCGGGCTGGGGACCTACGTCAGGAGGCGCAGCGTGGACAACGTGATCGGCGAGCTCGTCGAGCTGCGCGACGCGTCACCCGCCCTCCAGATGATAGTGTTCCAGGATGACACATTCGTGCTCGGGCACGACTGGGTCAGGGAGTTCTGCGAACGGTACCCGTCGGAGGTCGGCCTGCCCTTCCACTGCCATGTCCGTGCGAACCACCTCACGCCCGGGATTGCGAAGGTGATAGCGAAGGCGGGCTGCCTGAGCGTGAAGATGGCCGTGGAGACGACGGACGACAGGGCGCGCAACGATATCCTGGGCAGGAACATGGATATGGAGACGATCAGGGGCGCATGCAGGTCTCTGAAGGATGCCGGCATCAGGTTCGTGACCCAGAACATCCTCTGCATCCCGACCTGCTCGTTCGAGGATGACGTGCGCACCATGTCGTTCAATTCCGAGATGAGGCCGGACTTCACCTTCGCCACCCTGCTGCAGCCGTATCCCGGCACGGAGATAGCCAGGTTCTGCAAGGAGAACGGATTCATCGACAGTGCCGCGGAGGCGCCCGAGACGCCCGACTCGTTCTTCCACGCGAGCGTTCTGGACATCCCGGACAGGAAGAGGCGGGAGAGGCTGAGGGCCCTCTTCGCTCTTTCGGTCGAGTTCCCCATCCTGATGAAGCTGGCGGGGTTCCTGACGAGACTGCCTCTCGGGGGGCTCTACTCGTTCATGGACAAGATCTGGAAGGGCTACTGCATCAAGCAGCGGATCTTCCCGTACAGGCTGACCGCGGCCGAGTACGCGCGTGACGTCATCTCCTACTTCCGCAGCAACTACTACTAG
- a CDS encoding efflux RND transporter periplasmic adaptor subunit yields the protein MPVLIQVVETASITGTVIVPCRLEGSDEAVLAVSTPATVTSVLVSEGDAVEEGDILMTMETDGLHSAGISTAAARVSAARAAQEYAAGSLARAEDLFESGALSESGIETARASEASSQATLGLARAGYQQAVSEASLGQVRAPFAGTVTRVWARTGNPASGSLVALAGGEVLEASLGFAPCRLRQLSEGQPVFLETTVYPGELFDGVITAVSPSVDPVSGLAFCTVQFGNADGRLRSGMSGTATVALSTVTGAVVVPQSAMERQPDGGWRVAVSEGGICRFRTVEAGMQDGFDWQILSGLSEGDSLVVFGINRAFEGCRLVEAEI from the coding sequence GTGCCCGTTCTCATACAGGTGGTCGAAACCGCCTCGATCACGGGCACGGTGATCGTGCCGTGCCGGCTGGAGGGCTCCGACGAGGCGGTCCTGGCCGTTTCGACACCCGCGACAGTCACTTCGGTCCTCGTGTCCGAAGGCGACGCCGTCGAGGAGGGTGACATCCTCATGACGATGGAGACGGACGGACTGCACTCCGCCGGCATTTCCACCGCTGCAGCCAGGGTCTCCGCCGCCCGTGCCGCGCAGGAGTACGCGGCAGGCAGCCTGGCCCGGGCCGAGGATCTTTTCGAAAGCGGGGCACTCTCCGAGAGCGGGATCGAGACGGCCCGCGCATCGGAAGCCTCGTCGCAGGCAACACTCGGCCTCGCGAGGGCCGGATACCAGCAGGCTGTGTCGGAGGCTTCGCTGGGGCAGGTGAGGGCGCCCTTCGCGGGCACCGTGACACGGGTGTGGGCCAGGACCGGCAATCCCGCGTCGGGGAGCCTGGTGGCCCTGGCCGGCGGTGAGGTGCTCGAGGCGTCCCTGGGCTTCGCCCCGTGCCGGCTGCGCCAGCTGTCCGAAGGCCAGCCGGTCTTCCTCGAGACAACGGTCTATCCAGGCGAGCTCTTCGACGGAGTGATCACGGCCGTTTCACCGTCGGTCGACCCGGTATCGGGCCTGGCCTTCTGCACGGTTCAGTTCGGCAACGCCGACGGCAGGCTCAGATCGGGCATGAGCGGCACCGCGACAGTGGCTCTCTCGACCGTCACCGGAGCCGTGGTGGTCCCGCAGTCCGCGATGGAGAGGCAGCCCGACGGAGGCTGGCGGGTGGCGGTGTCCGAAGGCGGCATCTGCCGGTTCAGAACGGTGGAGGCGGGGATGCAGGACGGGTTCGACTGGCAGATCCTGTCGGGGCTCTCGGAGGGTGACAGCCTGGTGGTCTTCGGGATCAACCGCGCATTTGAAGGCTGCAGGCTCGTGGAGGCGGAGATATGA
- a CDS encoding FlgD immunoglobulin-like domain containing protein, with translation MLFLPVVASLLVGAAGSAGHSTVEGIMPDGSYAESSVTECSPGATAPSTILPGVPEAGGASGGYRASTLWVDRAHQNAIAEETAISGGGEGIFTSWYLNNTRVSRYVTCGSSTPQWTYPVSTGGGNVDIASAAGLAWSATNNVLGTLAWLGSGGTPTLMADPGSHQDISEDGTRLVFADIQNNLVCLNTSTGAVLWTVPISTVGNGIYGVDISANNSRVLVSAYDASTGAQVYSMSNGALVGSPVGNYGQTRGVISGDGSRFVLGDFNGKVRMYAWSGSAWQLSAQITSGDSWVTSVAISDDGLTVAAGTLGFSPYKGRVLCIGWPSGGTPSSLWQYGSYGDEVSSVAVCDDGSVIVAGSWGQYGGTSGDVFTAFDHDGGIIFHLLDGIDEPGSIYSVDISDDGSFATASGKAVHAREMGNGGEVYSIQIMAAQQHDVGVVAVLSPAENQQVGNTVTPQVTVSNLGLSSETFGVSAVIRNAGGTTVWSDNATVTGLGAGQETNVSFDSWTIPSYGSWTFTAQTLLAGDSYHGNDTLSTGLRAYHDAAAISVLCPYAENTIGMSASPVVAVQNTGTYTESITVSMQIQIGGSQVYSQSTTVAGVAAGASAQATLPAWIPAAIGSGQATASVSVADDYVPGNNSALQPVEIVYEIIYDDGEWDTYYWVGSLDDDMFATRFTPTIDTPFRATLFRVHVNSTEPFDWAALCPDNGSGMPDIANPYYTAENLSAPSAPAWLEVPLDVWIDDPGDLWFVTHWPDTKALGVGTDLDQPRTNRSWWHNASSGWVNMTAGDWSFRLTLEPETGIEGGAGPGEFSLGLPRPNPSHGSTCIPVEVPASGGAMRLAVYDMAGRCIEILAEGEFAAGTHSIRWDGCTADGSAAPAGLYFMRLDAPGSRQTGRMILIR, from the coding sequence ATGCTTTTCCTTCCTGTAGTCGCATCGCTGCTAGTTGGCGCCGCGGGATCCGCGGGCCATTCCACCGTAGAAGGCATCATGCCTGACGGTTCATATGCCGAATCCTCGGTTACGGAGTGCTCCCCCGGGGCAACCGCACCTTCGACCATCCTTCCCGGAGTGCCGGAGGCAGGCGGTGCCAGCGGCGGGTACAGAGCGAGCACCCTCTGGGTGGACCGCGCCCACCAGAACGCCATCGCCGAGGAAACAGCCATCAGCGGCGGGGGCGAAGGCATCTTCACGAGCTGGTACCTCAACAACACGCGCGTGAGCCGGTATGTGACCTGCGGCTCGTCGACACCGCAGTGGACCTACCCTGTCTCCACGGGCGGCGGGAATGTCGACATCGCCTCGGCGGCGGGCCTCGCGTGGTCGGCGACGAACAACGTGCTCGGAACCCTGGCTTGGCTGGGCAGCGGCGGGACGCCAACCCTGATGGCCGACCCCGGATCGCACCAGGACATCTCCGAGGACGGTACGAGGCTCGTTTTTGCCGACATACAGAACAACCTGGTGTGCCTGAACACATCGACCGGAGCCGTGCTGTGGACCGTACCCATCTCTACCGTCGGGAACGGCATCTACGGGGTGGACATCTCGGCAAACAACTCCAGGGTGCTCGTCAGCGCCTATGACGCATCCACCGGCGCCCAGGTCTACAGCATGTCGAACGGTGCGCTGGTGGGCTCGCCCGTGGGCAACTACGGGCAGACCCGCGGAGTGATCTCGGGCGACGGATCCCGTTTCGTGCTGGGCGACTTCAACGGCAAAGTCAGGATGTACGCCTGGTCGGGATCGGCCTGGCAGCTCTCGGCGCAGATCACGTCGGGCGACAGCTGGGTCACGTCGGTCGCCATCAGCGACGACGGGCTGACCGTGGCGGCCGGCACTCTCGGCTTCAGCCCGTACAAGGGCAGGGTGCTCTGCATAGGCTGGCCCTCGGGCGGAACCCCGTCCTCTCTCTGGCAGTACGGGAGCTACGGCGACGAGGTTTCCTCGGTCGCGGTCTGCGACGACGGCTCGGTGATAGTCGCGGGCTCCTGGGGCCAGTACGGCGGCACTTCGGGCGACGTGTTCACCGCCTTCGACCACGACGGCGGGATCATCTTCCATCTCCTCGACGGCATCGACGAACCCGGATCGATCTACAGCGTCGACATCAGCGACGACGGATCGTTCGCCACTGCCAGCGGCAAGGCCGTTCACGCCCGCGAGATGGGCAACGGCGGCGAGGTCTACTCGATCCAGATCATGGCGGCGCAGCAGCACGACGTCGGTGTAGTAGCCGTGCTCTCCCCCGCCGAGAACCAGCAGGTCGGCAACACGGTCACTCCGCAGGTCACGGTTTCCAACCTGGGGCTGTCCTCGGAGACCTTCGGCGTTTCGGCAGTGATCAGGAACGCAGGCGGCACCACGGTCTGGTCCGACAACGCCACGGTCACCGGCCTGGGGGCCGGCCAGGAGACGAACGTCTCCTTCGACTCATGGACGATCCCATCCTACGGGAGCTGGACCTTCACCGCGCAGACCCTCCTCGCCGGCGACTCGTACCACGGGAACGACACCCTCTCCACCGGCCTCCGGGCATATCACGACGCCGCCGCGATCTCGGTGCTGTGCCCCTACGCCGAGAACACCATCGGGATGTCCGCCTCGCCGGTCGTGGCGGTGCAGAACACCGGCACCTACACAGAGAGCATCACGGTCTCGATGCAGATCCAGATCGGCGGCTCCCAGGTCTACAGCCAGAGCACGACCGTCGCCGGAGTGGCTGCGGGCGCGTCGGCACAGGCCACACTCCCCGCCTGGATCCCTGCGGCGATCGGCTCGGGGCAGGCCACGGCATCGGTATCTGTGGCGGACGACTATGTCCCCGGCAACAACAGCGCCCTTCAGCCAGTCGAAATCGTGTACGAGATCATCTACGACGACGGGGAGTGGGACACCTACTACTGGGTCGGTTCCCTGGACGACGACATGTTCGCGACCCGTTTCACCCCCACCATCGACACTCCCTTCAGGGCCACCCTCTTCAGGGTTCACGTCAACTCCACCGAGCCCTTCGACTGGGCGGCCCTCTGCCCGGACAACGGCAGCGGGATGCCGGACATCGCGAACCCCTACTACACCGCCGAGAACCTGTCGGCGCCCTCGGCCCCGGCCTGGCTGGAAGTGCCACTGGACGTGTGGATCGACGATCCCGGCGACCTCTGGTTCGTGACGCACTGGCCCGATACGAAGGCTCTCGGCGTCGGAACGGATCTCGACCAGCCGAGGACGAACCGGAGCTGGTGGCACAACGCGAGCTCCGGATGGGTCAACATGACTGCAGGCGACTGGTCGTTCAGGCTGACGCTCGAACCGGAGACGGGCATCGAAGGCGGAGCCGGGCCAGGCGAGTTCTCACTCGGCCTTCCGAGGCCCAACCCCTCGCACGGTTCGACCTGCATACCCGTCGAGGTGCCGGCTTCGGGCGGGGCCATGAGGCTCGCGGTCTACGACATGGCCGGCAGATGCATCGAGATCCTTGCCGAGGGCGAGTTCGCGGCCGGGACACACTCGATCCGGTGGGATGGCTGCACCGCCGACGGATCGGCCGCCCCGGCCGGGCTCTATTTCATGAGGCTCGATGCTCCGGGCTCCAGGCAGACCGGGCGGATGATCCTGATCAGGTAA
- a CDS encoding C25 family cysteine peptidase produces the protein MDVAAIAALILSILSQPADPYSTAVQTMNPDPDWVDPTPWEFAAQTGAYEPFRVTPVPGADESPEMVILLEEGLTQQIGTELVQQWMDDIQAEEYSVQALEISYGTPEEIKGLLDSLYDLGLEGAVLVGNLPAAWTAVWDTEAHLGEKCPTDYFLMDLDGEWLDLWVNFPRDSVAGQDGYYDTFLGSLDPEIWVGRIRVDNLSALGDPVAMLQAYLQRNHQWRTTGDPPPARALCYVDDDWQAMGDIYQAALELLYEDVDLFSRSPETCERDYEEFRLPDTYQWVSPFVHSSPNNHFWMPAGGTTNWSEIVPIAPPARFYNLFACSNCRFTTTNNMGSIYAVAAQNGLAAVGSTTSGAMLQFNYFYGPLGGGGSLGEAWKLWWDRIALNGLSQVELNWHIGMALLGDPSLVPSMFLTGIGGQEGAGAFMLSVAPSPSTGPATVTVLNSPGQGTSVDVFDTSGRLVRRTVLDGCGAEACVQIDIDIPGVYLVRASSGGQTEVRRLVVIE, from the coding sequence ATGGACGTTGCAGCCATTGCCGCGCTGATACTCTCGATTCTTTCGCAACCCGCCGATCCATATTCGACTGCGGTCCAGACAATGAACCCGGATCCCGACTGGGTCGATCCCACCCCGTGGGAGTTCGCAGCACAGACCGGAGCCTACGAACCCTTCCGGGTCACACCCGTGCCGGGGGCCGACGAGTCGCCGGAGATGGTGATCCTCTTGGAGGAGGGGCTGACGCAGCAGATCGGCACGGAGCTGGTCCAGCAGTGGATGGACGACATCCAGGCCGAGGAGTACAGCGTCCAGGCCCTCGAGATCTCTTACGGCACACCGGAGGAGATCAAGGGCCTGCTCGACTCGCTGTACGATCTCGGACTCGAGGGTGCAGTACTGGTCGGGAATCTCCCGGCGGCATGGACGGCGGTGTGGGACACCGAGGCGCACCTGGGCGAGAAGTGCCCCACCGACTACTTCCTGATGGACCTGGATGGAGAGTGGCTTGACCTCTGGGTGAACTTCCCGCGCGACAGCGTGGCAGGCCAGGACGGCTACTATGACACCTTCCTGGGATCGCTCGATCCCGAGATCTGGGTGGGCAGGATCAGGGTCGACAACCTGTCGGCGCTGGGCGACCCGGTGGCCATGCTCCAGGCCTACCTCCAGCGCAACCACCAGTGGCGCACGACGGGGGATCCGCCTCCCGCCAGGGCTCTCTGCTACGTCGACGACGACTGGCAGGCTATGGGCGATATCTACCAGGCAGCGCTGGAGCTGTTGTACGAGGACGTCGATCTCTTCTCCAGGAGCCCCGAGACCTGCGAGCGCGACTACGAGGAGTTCCGGCTGCCCGATACCTACCAGTGGGTGAGCCCCTTCGTGCACTCCAGCCCGAACAACCACTTCTGGATGCCCGCGGGGGGCACGACGAACTGGAGCGAGATCGTCCCGATAGCGCCCCCGGCACGCTTCTACAACCTCTTCGCATGCTCGAACTGCCGGTTCACGACCACGAACAACATGGGCAGCATCTACGCGGTGGCCGCCCAGAACGGTCTTGCAGCAGTGGGCAGCACCACCAGCGGCGCCATGCTGCAGTTCAACTACTTCTACGGCCCACTGGGCGGCGGCGGCAGCCTCGGCGAGGCCTGGAAGCTCTGGTGGGACCGTATCGCACTGAACGGCCTGAGCCAGGTAGAACTGAACTGGCACATCGGCATGGCCCTCCTTGGTGATCCCTCCCTGGTACCCTCGATGTTCCTGACCGGGATAGGCGGGCAGGAGGGAGCAGGCGCATTCATGCTGTCCGTGGCACCGTCCCCCTCGACCGGTCCTGCTACTGTCACCGTCCTGAACTCTCCCGGGCAGGGCACTTCGGTGGATGTCTTCGACACCTCGGGCAGGCTCGTCCGGCGGACGGTCCTCGATGGCTGCGGTGCCGAGGCCTGCGTTCAGATCGACATCGACATCCCGGGCGTGTACCTCGTGCGCGCGAGCTCGGGCGGTCAGACGGAGGTCCGGCGCCTGGTCGTGATCGAGTAG
- a CDS encoding glycosyltransferase has translation MRVLFADFIRSEIGGGHMVLARLANRFAGDPAKGVTPLVFVNDMGRFAERFLDEGVARTMFRFPGSLRKVDRRSGLLAAAVLLARLTPFLVSFTIRLTRLCVRERIDLIHANGMTMLALAVLPSLLSRAKLVFHMHDALLTEEEGGNMSRGGRNALLLLAGRFASAVIANSGFVRDAAVSADLRLASKTVTIHNGVEETSPEPLRAGAPGDGLKMLSFGRLVPEKGFAQGLEAVAILKGRYGIDVEYSILGVGPDSDRLSGLAASLGIADRVRLPGFVDEVRRWIAETDVVLVPSLWQEPFGLTVIEAMACGRPVIATRVGGIPEIVTEGEDGFLIDPGNAAGEAAARIAALAADPALGSRMAACAAETVGRRFTMDVMAGRVASLYASLVAEA, from the coding sequence GTGAGGGTACTCTTCGCGGATTTCATCAGATCGGAGATAGGCGGAGGGCACATGGTGCTTGCCAGGCTCGCCAACCGTTTCGCGGGCGATCCGGCGAAGGGCGTCACTCCGCTGGTGTTCGTCAACGACATGGGCCGGTTCGCGGAGAGGTTCCTCGACGAAGGCGTGGCCAGGACCATGTTCCGTTTTCCCGGCTCGCTCCGGAAGGTCGACAGGAGAAGCGGCCTTCTCGCGGCTGCGGTCCTCCTGGCAAGGCTGACACCCTTCCTCGTGTCGTTCACGATCCGCCTGACGCGCCTATGCGTGCGGGAGAGGATAGATCTCATCCACGCCAACGGGATGACGATGCTGGCCCTCGCCGTGCTGCCGTCACTGCTCTCGCGGGCGAAACTGGTGTTCCACATGCACGACGCACTCCTGACCGAGGAGGAGGGCGGCAACATGAGCCGCGGCGGGAGGAATGCCCTGCTCCTTCTCGCGGGGCGTTTCGCCTCAGCGGTGATCGCGAACTCGGGGTTCGTGAGGGATGCGGCGGTGTCGGCCGATCTCCGCCTCGCGTCGAAGACGGTCACGATCCACAACGGAGTCGAGGAGACGTCTCCCGAGCCGCTGCGCGCCGGAGCCCCGGGTGACGGGCTGAAGATGCTGAGTTTCGGCAGGCTGGTGCCCGAGAAGGGATTCGCACAGGGCCTGGAAGCCGTCGCGATCCTCAAGGGCAGGTACGGAATCGACGTCGAGTACTCGATACTCGGCGTGGGCCCCGACTCCGACCGCCTTTCCGGCCTGGCGGCATCGCTGGGCATCGCCGACAGGGTGAGGCTGCCCGGGTTCGTCGACGAGGTGAGGCGCTGGATTGCCGAAACCGACGTGGTCCTCGTGCCCTCGCTCTGGCAGGAGCCGTTCGGCCTCACGGTGATCGAGGCGATGGCGTGCGGAAGGCCGGTGATCGCGACGAGGGTGGGCGGCATCCCCGAGATAGTCACCGAAGGGGAGGACGGCTTCCTGATAGATCCCGGCAACGCGGCCGGAGAGGCTGCGGCCAGGATTGCCGCCCTGGCCGCCGATCCTGCACTCGGGTCCCGCATGGCGGCCTGCGCGGCGGAAACCGTGGGACGGCGGTTCACGATGGATGTCATGGCCGGCCGTGTAGCCTCACTGTACGCTTCACTCGTCGCGGAGGCCTGA
- a CDS encoding T9SS type A sorting domain-containing protein has product MAASPLSYSTNIAAADMDRDGDSDLIASGAPGKCYILFNSMSGESWEIYQVPQCSAFRQVAAGDIDNDGDIDLAWASINGSIVAWQENLNGAGTMWLRQTIGYVNPGAWGVCLLDANGDDYLDVAVTPGYPQGGVWLYLYAPNGAVKWTPCPVDTTTMEVTGCFEIYAGDIDGDDDPDLLTGSYDSPAGVVLCWFENTSESGDSWEPHPLPLPLGEGVGPLGEAVGYGIHDIDDDGDSDIFGGVYCFSSLNILRWWESVPGGDFIDHCIDDAYPHPGQACCLDVEDSSINCYLVAVSENSAGVRAWIPELFRTGPTQLYSNLLYLNCDPDYSWVEMTDVTPEGTSASIQVRASDNPAAMGDWSDEIYEPCSLDGILDDNASWLQYRVNLQTSDPETTPVLEDVAVFWNPLSNEPGPIPDSHQMLPISPDPAFGPVSAVIGLSSSVAVTLDVFDITGRMVESTSLSEFQPGWHTVLLGEFLPGIYFVRMQAEEFEATERFAVLE; this is encoded by the coding sequence GTGGCTGCGTCTCCGCTCAGTTATTCGACCAACATAGCTGCCGCCGATATGGATCGTGACGGCGATTCCGATCTGATCGCCTCGGGGGCCCCTGGAAAGTGCTACATCCTGTTCAACTCCATGAGCGGGGAAAGCTGGGAGATCTACCAGGTGCCGCAGTGTTCCGCCTTCAGGCAGGTAGCTGCGGGAGACATCGACAATGATGGAGATATCGACCTGGCCTGGGCTTCTATCAATGGCAGCATTGTTGCCTGGCAGGAGAACTTGAACGGAGCAGGCACGATGTGGCTGCGACAGACTATTGGTTATGTGAACCCAGGAGCTTGGGGTGTCTGCCTTCTCGATGCAAATGGTGACGATTACCTGGATGTAGCGGTGACCCCAGGGTATCCCCAAGGTGGGGTCTGGCTTTACTTGTATGCCCCCAACGGCGCTGTGAAGTGGACCCCCTGCCCGGTCGACACAACAACGATGGAGGTCACGGGATGTTTCGAGATCTACGCGGGCGATATCGACGGCGACGACGATCCCGACCTACTCACGGGCAGCTACGATTCTCCCGCAGGTGTTGTTCTCTGCTGGTTCGAGAACACGAGTGAGTCAGGTGACTCGTGGGAGCCCCATCCTCTTCCGTTGCCGCTTGGCGAGGGGGTGGGGCCGCTTGGCGAGGCAGTGGGATACGGGATTCACGATATCGATGATGACGGTGATTCCGACATTTTCGGTGGTGTGTACTGCTTCAGTAGCCTGAACATCCTGAGATGGTGGGAATCCGTTCCCGGTGGTGACTTCATCGATCACTGCATCGACGATGCATATCCACACCCCGGACAGGCCTGCTGCCTCGATGTCGAAGACAGCTCGATAAACTGCTATCTGGTAGCCGTATCGGAAAACTCTGCCGGAGTGAGAGCATGGATTCCTGAGCTTTTCAGAACCGGTCCGACACAGCTGTACTCGAATCTCCTCTACCTGAACTGTGATCCGGACTACTCCTGGGTCGAAATGACTGACGTGACTCCAGAAGGAACGTCAGCATCCATACAGGTTAGAGCCTCGGACAACCCTGCTGCGATGGGCGACTGGTCGGACGAGATCTATGAGCCATGCTCACTTGATGGAATCCTGGACGATAACGCAAGCTGGCTCCAGTACAGAGTGAACCTCCAGACCAGCGATCCGGAGACCACCCCTGTCCTCGAGGATGTGGCCGTTTTCTGGAACCCGCTTTCCAACGAACCCGGGCCTATCCCCGACTCGCACCAGATGCTGCCCATATCACCCGATCCCGCCTTCGGGCCGGTCTCGGCGGTCATCGGCCTGTCGTCGAGTGTCGCTGTCACTCTCGATGTCTTTGATATCACCGGGAGGATGGTCGAGAGCACCTCGCTGTCAGAATTCCAGCCAGGATGGCACACTGTTCTCCTGGGAGAGTTCCTGCCGGGTATCTACTTCGTACGGATGCAGGCGGAGGAGTTCGAGGCTACAGAGCGCTTCGCGGTCCTGGAGTAG